TGCTGCCCGAGTACAGGATCTTGCCCTGCTGTACGGCCACTTCGATGGCCTGCCAGATCTCGTCCCACGGAGTGTCCCGGTCGACGTGGTGGAACTGGTACACATCGATGTAGTCCGTCTGCAGTCGCTTGAGGCTGGCATCCAGCGCGCGGCGGATGTTCAGTGCGGAGAGCTTGGACTCGTTGGGCCGGTCCGTCATGGTGCCGTAAAGCTTGGTGGCCAGGACGGTGTGCTCCCGGCGCTCGCCGCCCTTTGCAAACCAGCGCCCGATGATCTCCTCGGTCCAGCCGCGGTGGTCGGCGCCCCCGTACACGTTGGCGGTGTCGAAGAAGTTGATGCCGGCTTCGTGGGCCGAGTCCATGATGCTGTGGGCATCCGCCTCCTCCGTCTGCGGCCCAAAGTTCATGGTGCCCAGGCAGAGGCGGGAGACTTTCAGGCCGGAGCGGCCCAGATGGGTGTACTGCATGGAAGATCCTTTCAACGGGTAGGCATGCCAACCGGTGGGTGGGCCGGTTGGAACCTACATCTGGGTGAAGGAGGCGACGGCGGGATCGGAGCCAATGCGCGCACCGGACTCCAGTGCGGTGATGGCGGACAGTTCGTCTTCGGACAGCTTCAGGGACGAAGCGGCGAAGTTTTCCCGGATGCGGCCAGGGTTCGCGGATTTGGGAATGACGATGTTGCCGTTGGCGAGGTGCCAGGCGAGCACCACCTGGGCGGTGCTGGCGTCGTGGGCGTTGGCGATTGCGGTGACTGCGTTCCCGTTGAGGTCACCGCCCTGCCCCAGCGGGCTGTACGCCTCCACGGCGATTCCCAGGCTCCGGCACTTGGCGGCAAGGTCCGCCTGCTGGTAGCTGGGGTGAAGCTCGATCTGGTTGACGGCGGGCACTGTTTCCGCGGATTCCAGCAGGGTGTCCAGATGGTCGGAGAGGAAGTTGGAGACGCCGATGGCGCGGATCTCCTTGTTTTCGTACAGCCGCTCCAATTCCTTCCATGCCTGGACGAAGAGGCCCTGCGAAGGAACCGGCCAGTGGATGAGGTAGAGGTCGATGAAGTCCAGGCCCAGGGCCTTGCGGCTGTTCTGGAACGCTTCCTGGGCCCGGCCCTGCTCGCCGTTGCGGAGCTTGGTGGTCACGAAAATTTCCTCGCGGGGGATCCCGGTAGCTGCGAGCGCTGCCCCTACCCCTGCCTCGTTGCGGTACGCGGCAGCGGTGTCGATGTGGCGGTAGCCCGCTTCCAGCGCATCCTCCACGGTCCGCTGGGTATCCTCCGGCGGGACCTGGAAAACGCCGAAGCCAAGCTGCGGAATGATGACGCCGTTGTTGAGTGTCAGCTCTGACATGGATGTACTCCTTGGACGTATGGTGCTGAGGAATGAATGATGCCGGCTGCTCGACGAGTGGGGAACCAAAGTGAGAAATCGGTTTCCACCGGCTCACTCCTGAGCCTATGCACTTTCCGCCATCAAGTCAGCAGCCAAGGCTGATCCTGTTTTTCCTAGGACCGCCAGTCCTACCTTCGTTGTAGAGCCGGTCACGTCAACGCAGGCACAATGGTCTGCATGGGTCAAAGCGCCGAGTTCGGAAAATTCCTCAAAGCCATGCGGTCCCGGTTGAGCCCGGAGGTCGCCGGGACGGGGCCGAGTACGGGTGCCCGCAGGGTTCCGGGCCTTCGCCGGGAGGAAGTGGCGCGCCTGGCCGGGGTCAGCACCGATTACTACGTGCGGCTGGAGCAGGGCCGCAATATCCACCCGTCACGCACGGTCCTGGACGCCGTTGCCAGGGCCCTGCGGCTGGACAGCAGCGAGCACGCGCACATGCTGGACCTGCTCGAGAACTGCGCGGGTGCTCCCCGCGAACCGGGTGCCAATGCAGCCCAGGGCGTCCGGCCGGCGCTGCGCCAGCTCCTGGACGCGGTGGGGGAGGTGCCCGCGCTGGTGCTGGGCAGGCGCAACGACGTGCTGGCGGGCAACAGGATGGCGTTCCTCTTGTTCGCCGATTTCCCCGCGCTGCCGCCCGCGGAGCGGAACCTGACACGCTGGACCATCCTTGACCCGGCTGCGCGGGAACTCTTCAGGGACTGGAAAACCGTGGCGGCGGAAGCCGCAGGCTCCCTCCGCCTGGACGTGGGCCGGCACCCCAACGACCCCCAGGCGAACCACCTGGTGGGGGAGCTGGCGGTCCACAGCGAACACTTCCGCCAGTGGTGGGCGGGGCACCGGGTTGCCACCCGCGCTGCAGGCACCGTCCGGCTGCACCATCCCGCCGTGGGGGACCTGGAACTGAACTTCGAAAACCTGGTCCTGCCGGAGGACCCCGACCAGACGCTCCGCGTGTACTCCGCCCGGCCCGGATCGCCGTCGTCGGACGCCCTGGCGCTGCTGGGAAGCCTCGGGGCAGCCCCGGATGCAAGCCTGCCACGGGACCCTGCCGCGGTGGCCGAAAGCGGCGACGCGGGCTGACCGGCACGTAGATGGCCACGCCACTGTACATTCGTCCAGCGCCGTGGGGTGATTCTGGCCAGCCGCCCATTGGTGGCGGCC
This region of Arthrobacter sp. DNA4 genomic DNA includes:
- a CDS encoding helix-turn-helix domain-containing protein, with the protein product MGQSAEFGKFLKAMRSRLSPEVAGTGPSTGARRVPGLRREEVARLAGVSTDYYVRLEQGRNIHPSRTVLDAVARALRLDSSEHAHMLDLLENCAGAPREPGANAAQGVRPALRQLLDAVGEVPALVLGRRNDVLAGNRMAFLLFADFPALPPAERNLTRWTILDPAARELFRDWKTVAAEAAGSLRLDVGRHPNDPQANHLVGELAVHSEHFRQWWAGHRVATRAAGTVRLHHPAVGDLELNFENLVLPEDPDQTLRVYSARPGSPSSDALALLGSLGAAPDASLPRDPAAVAESGDAG
- a CDS encoding aldo/keto reductase, producing the protein MSELTLNNGVIIPQLGFGVFQVPPEDTQRTVEDALEAGYRHIDTAAAYRNEAGVGAALAATGIPREEIFVTTKLRNGEQGRAQEAFQNSRKALGLDFIDLYLIHWPVPSQGLFVQAWKELERLYENKEIRAIGVSNFLSDHLDTLLESAETVPAVNQIELHPSYQQADLAAKCRSLGIAVEAYSPLGQGGDLNGNAVTAIANAHDASTAQVVLAWHLANGNIVIPKSANPGRIRENFAASSLKLSEDELSAITALESGARIGSDPAVASFTQM